In Streptomyces sp. SN-593, a single genomic region encodes these proteins:
- a CDS encoding Lsr2 family DNA-binding protein: MAGDILVARRTAAVVWQGRQIVLQAGETFARAGHPILDVYGAEFEPITVHFDTDGVEEALKPQKEAVKVPKAATGDEGDDSKPTASEPASAAAQPAAKDVRAWAKDNSVEVPARGAIPEDVMAQYVAAHAEA; this comes from the coding sequence ATGGCAGGCGACATTCTGGTCGCGCGGCGCACTGCGGCCGTGGTCTGGCAGGGACGGCAGATCGTGCTCCAGGCCGGCGAGACCTTCGCGCGGGCTGGTCACCCGATCCTGGACGTCTACGGCGCGGAGTTCGAGCCGATCACCGTGCACTTCGACACGGACGGCGTCGAGGAGGCCCTGAAGCCGCAGAAGGAGGCGGTGAAGGTGCCTAAGGCCGCGACCGGCGACGAGGGCGACGACTCGAAGCCGACCGCATCGGAACCCGCATCCGCCGCCGCGCAACCGGCCGCAAAGGACGTCCGGGCGTGGGCGAAGGACAACAGCGTCGAGGTGCCGGCCCGTGGCGCGATCCCCGAGGACGTGATGGCGCAGTACGTGGCGGCCCACGCGGAGGCGTGA
- a CDS encoding phage gp6-like head-tail connector protein has translation MSIVTLAEAKQQLRIADTDTSCDDEVQAYCDGITAVVEDYMHEVVEPRTVVEDVDGHRHFGRRFRLWSVPLISLTSVKSVYTEYEWDVSLMRPDPQTGLVRVLSGPPVRGLVEVTYQAGYEDVPVNYKRGALVVLQHNWETRRGVGALRSSVVGPEEIHNPHWMYSIPRKALEWLGSPRVVVG, from the coding sequence GTGTCCATCGTGACCCTGGCGGAGGCCAAGCAGCAGCTTCGCATCGCAGATACGGACACGTCGTGCGATGACGAGGTGCAGGCGTACTGCGACGGGATCACTGCGGTTGTCGAGGACTACATGCACGAGGTCGTCGAACCGCGCACTGTCGTTGAGGATGTTGACGGCCATCGCCATTTCGGTCGGCGGTTCCGTCTGTGGTCGGTGCCGCTGATCTCCCTTACGTCCGTCAAGTCCGTGTACACGGAGTACGAGTGGGACGTGTCGTTGATGCGGCCCGATCCGCAGACGGGGCTGGTGCGTGTGCTGTCCGGTCCGCCGGTGCGCGGCCTGGTGGAGGTCACATACCAGGCCGGCTACGAGGACGTGCCGGTGAACTACAAGCGGGGCGCGTTGGTGGTGCTCCAGCACAACTGGGAGACGCGCCGAGGTGTGGGTGCGCTGCGGTCTTCGGTGGTGGGCCCGGAGGAGATCCACAATCCGCATTGGATGTACTCGATTCCCCGTAAGGCGCTGGAGTGGCTGGGGTCGCCGAGGGTGGTGGTGGGCTGA
- a CDS encoding phage tail tape measure protein → MRFDVIARDSASKAFDKIGKQAGKLDGGFGKVIKSAAKFGAVLSGSVAAGLAVAADKAVDFQTEMTRIQTQAGASAKDVSTLSKQVLSLGKSTQQGPQQLSEALYHLKSVGMDNVDAMKALKTASDLAAVGGSDLEATTNALAGAWRTGIKGATNMDQAARTLNATIGAGNMSMEDMVSALGTGILPTAKTFGLTLSQVGSALALFTDEGVDSASAATRLRMSISLLAAPSGAASKQLKKIGLTGTQLGDAMRGKDGIIGAISLLKDHLDKSGLSATQSAALLSRAFGGGKSSSAILSMVNNLDVLEKKQVQVNNSMDKFPAAVTAQRKTVQAQFNLIKSNLQVMEIELGDKVLPILSSVVQYITKTGIPTLGRFTAAAANLIPIEALKSRASQLGGILQSAYKSVGLDKLTDLLGGSTKKATYPVYHRVTADSSSPIQPGTTAAQSKKLNSTLNPTKVFKGGENLSASQSKALASAGKANPGGLGNFGENLSPAQSQALSKAAAPPSMTKRITSVLAAAIGNAIKTVDWHALGGTLGNGLDAAFGFVADHSKALGKDVSKAIQNIDWVDVGKTFGTTAIPLAIGFIDKLFAPLFTVSFWKKHWLDAIIAVLSVVPIGKVGDAIGTVFSKIPWGDSIKAIGAALDKIPWVQTLDWASWIGRTSGRAATAVGDVVTRMYSAFTGAFTRVAPRLAGWLGTELGLIPTRIGLMGLELQSAAEKAFKTLTDSVPGISGKFVRVVLRYLGKFTFYQSGIDLISGLYNGVVARLEGAAKWVRAHIVDPFVSYVKSAFGIHSPSTVFAGIGGYLISGLYSGITSALAGVGKWVVSHIKSPLVSAVVKPSSWLTGAGGSLIHGLMSGASAVMNDAKSGIGHWAGQVKDKIVGSIKAVFGIHSPSKVMAELGGHMMSGLMKGLLQGKDVLNAAVKGLFHSPLDAAESLLSNGVSLPAKWAAKLLSAKTPNAGSGTPLSPGVASAQKYASGLVGQMWPKSASSEMSALIKLWNSESGWRANAENPTSGAYGIPQSLPGSKMAAAGSDWRTNAATQIRWGLSYIKGRYGDPMTAWASWNSHSPHWYAKGTPGSGAARGWAWVGEKGPELVNFGGGETVLSHLDSLLTARSAGIKIPGYASGTVSLSRARSDVSKAQKQVDALEKQIAALRRAEATAHTKAQRKADQLAIMAAEEDLKAARKRLTAANKELATANSHSKQVQSVANTLANGWLKTLQTGTASAIASAVKSMNTKLQAAGAGGLVSGMNKSASKLESLANQRAAIQSKIASAKSYASDQASSLGDYLGIGDTSASSVSSLITQMQQSQSTAKSFATEVAKLSKMGLSKTLLSQLADAGPGSQLASTLAGASSSDIANLNKLAAAQNKLTTSYGNSLADSMYDSGSQAGKGFLTGLQAQEKAIQAEMNKLAAGMVSTIKKKLGIHSPSRVMRDQVGKQVALGAAAGVRMHAPQAVRATQRMADMMGAVRVQRSGSGSMATAAAPARGGEFTGKLYLDSGQFLGVVQGTVEPLIRNAVEAGIDDLAAAAGNTGGA, encoded by the coding sequence GTGCGGTTCGACGTCATTGCGCGGGACTCGGCGAGCAAGGCGTTCGACAAGATCGGCAAGCAGGCCGGGAAGCTCGACGGCGGCTTCGGGAAAGTCATCAAGAGCGCCGCGAAGTTCGGCGCCGTGCTGTCCGGGAGCGTCGCTGCGGGTCTGGCGGTGGCTGCCGATAAGGCGGTGGATTTCCAGACGGAGATGACCCGTATTCAGACGCAGGCTGGCGCCTCGGCGAAGGACGTCTCGACCCTGTCAAAGCAGGTGCTCTCGCTCGGAAAGTCCACGCAGCAGGGCCCACAGCAGCTTTCCGAGGCGCTGTACCACCTCAAGTCCGTCGGCATGGACAACGTCGATGCCATGAAGGCGTTGAAGACGGCGTCCGATCTCGCGGCGGTTGGCGGATCGGATCTCGAAGCGACGACGAACGCCTTGGCGGGCGCGTGGCGTACCGGGATCAAGGGCGCCACGAACATGGACCAGGCCGCCCGGACGCTGAACGCGACGATCGGCGCGGGCAACATGTCCATGGAGGACATGGTCTCTGCCCTCGGTACGGGAATTCTCCCGACGGCTAAGACTTTCGGCCTGACGCTCTCCCAAGTCGGCAGCGCCCTCGCGCTTTTCACGGATGAGGGCGTCGACTCCGCGTCGGCAGCTACCCGCCTGCGCATGTCCATCTCCCTGCTGGCCGCGCCGTCGGGTGCCGCGTCGAAGCAACTCAAGAAGATCGGCCTGACGGGTACGCAGCTCGGCGATGCGATGCGCGGCAAGGACGGCATCATCGGCGCCATCAGCTTGCTGAAGGACCACCTGGACAAGTCCGGGTTGAGTGCGACGCAGTCGGCTGCTCTGCTGTCTCGTGCTTTCGGTGGCGGCAAGTCGTCGTCGGCGATCCTGTCTATGGTCAATAACCTGGACGTGCTGGAGAAGAAGCAGGTCCAGGTCAACAACAGCATGGACAAATTCCCTGCCGCTGTAACGGCGCAAAGGAAGACCGTCCAGGCGCAATTCAACCTGATCAAGTCCAACTTGCAGGTGATGGAGATCGAGCTGGGCGACAAAGTCCTGCCGATCCTGTCGTCGGTGGTGCAGTACATCACCAAGACCGGCATCCCGACGCTCGGCCGGTTCACTGCTGCTGCGGCGAATCTGATCCCGATTGAGGCGCTGAAATCGAGGGCATCGCAGCTCGGGGGGATTCTCCAGTCCGCCTACAAGTCGGTGGGATTGGACAAGCTCACCGACCTGCTGGGCGGGTCTACGAAGAAGGCCACGTACCCGGTGTATCACCGGGTGACGGCTGACTCGTCGTCGCCGATCCAGCCGGGCACGACGGCCGCGCAGTCGAAGAAGCTCAACAGCACCCTGAACCCGACGAAGGTCTTCAAGGGTGGGGAGAACCTGTCGGCGTCGCAGTCGAAGGCGCTCGCGTCTGCCGGGAAGGCGAACCCGGGCGGCCTCGGCAACTTCGGGGAGAACCTGTCGCCAGCGCAGTCGCAAGCGTTGTCGAAAGCTGCCGCGCCGCCGTCGATGACGAAGCGCATCACCAGCGTGCTGGCCGCGGCCATCGGCAACGCGATCAAGACCGTGGACTGGCATGCTCTCGGTGGAACTCTGGGCAACGGGCTTGACGCCGCCTTCGGTTTCGTCGCGGATCATTCGAAGGCGCTCGGCAAGGACGTGTCGAAGGCCATTCAGAACATCGACTGGGTGGATGTCGGGAAGACGTTCGGCACGACGGCGATCCCTCTGGCCATCGGTTTCATCGACAAGCTGTTCGCGCCGCTTTTCACCGTGAGCTTCTGGAAGAAGCATTGGCTCGACGCCATCATCGCGGTGCTGTCGGTGGTGCCGATCGGTAAGGTCGGCGACGCGATCGGGACGGTCTTTTCGAAGATCCCCTGGGGCGACTCGATCAAAGCTATCGGCGCGGCCCTGGACAAAATTCCGTGGGTGCAGACCCTGGATTGGGCGTCCTGGATTGGTCGGACGTCAGGTCGGGCCGCGACCGCCGTGGGCGATGTTGTGACGCGCATGTACAGTGCTTTCACGGGTGCGTTTACCCGCGTGGCGCCGCGGCTGGCGGGGTGGCTCGGCACCGAGCTGGGGCTGATCCCGACGCGCATCGGCTTGATGGGTCTGGAGCTGCAGTCGGCTGCGGAGAAGGCGTTCAAGACGCTGACGGACAGCGTCCCGGGGATTTCCGGGAAGTTCGTCCGCGTGGTGCTCCGCTACTTGGGGAAGTTCACGTTCTACCAGTCGGGGATTGATCTGATCTCGGGCTTGTACAACGGCGTTGTGGCGAGGCTTGAGGGCGCCGCGAAGTGGGTGCGCGCGCATATCGTTGACCCGTTTGTCAGCTACGTGAAGTCCGCGTTCGGTATCCACTCCCCGTCCACGGTCTTCGCTGGTATCGGCGGGTATTTGATCTCGGGTCTGTACAGCGGGATCACGTCTGCGCTGGCTGGTGTGGGCAAGTGGGTGGTGTCGCACATCAAGTCGCCGCTGGTGTCGGCTGTGGTGAAGCCGTCGTCGTGGCTGACCGGCGCGGGCGGCAGCCTGATTCACGGCCTGATGTCGGGCGCATCCGCAGTGATGAACGACGCGAAGAGCGGGATCGGCCACTGGGCTGGTCAGGTCAAGGACAAGATCGTTGGCAGCATCAAGGCGGTCTTCGGCATCCACAGCCCCAGCAAGGTCATGGCAGAGCTAGGCGGGCACATGATGTCCGGCCTGATGAAGGGGCTGTTGCAGGGCAAGGACGTCTTGAACGCCGCCGTCAAGGGGCTGTTCCACAGCCCGCTGGACGCTGCGGAGAGCCTGCTGTCGAACGGGGTCTCGCTGCCTGCGAAGTGGGCGGCGAAGCTCCTGTCGGCGAAGACCCCGAACGCCGGCTCGGGGACGCCTCTGTCGCCGGGTGTGGCGTCGGCGCAGAAGTACGCGTCGGGTCTCGTCGGTCAGATGTGGCCGAAGAGCGCCAGCTCCGAGATGTCCGCGCTGATCAAGCTGTGGAACAGCGAATCGGGATGGAGGGCGAACGCCGAGAACCCCACGTCAGGCGCCTACGGCATCCCGCAGAGCCTCCCCGGATCGAAGATGGCGGCCGCCGGCTCGGACTGGCGAACGAACGCGGCCACACAGATCCGGTGGGGCCTGTCGTACATCAAGGGCCGGTATGGCGACCCCATGACCGCGTGGGCGTCGTGGAACTCCCACTCGCCGCACTGGTACGCGAAGGGCACGCCCGGGAGCGGCGCGGCCCGCGGCTGGGCGTGGGTGGGCGAGAAGGGCCCGGAGCTGGTCAACTTCGGCGGCGGCGAGACGGTGCTGAGCCACCTCGATTCGCTGCTGACCGCCCGCTCGGCAGGGATCAAGATCCCCGGCTACGCGTCGGGCACGGTGAGCCTGAGCCGGGCCCGGAGCGACGTGTCGAAGGCGCAGAAGCAGGTCGACGCGCTGGAGAAGCAGATCGCAGCTCTGCGGCGCGCCGAGGCGACGGCGCACACCAAGGCGCAGCGCAAGGCCGACCAGCTCGCGATCATGGCGGCCGAGGAAGACCTGAAGGCGGCCCGGAAGCGGCTGACCGCGGCAAACAAGGAACTCGCGACCGCGAACTCGCACTCCAAGCAGGTGCAGTCCGTCGCGAACACCCTCGCCAACGGCTGGCTGAAGACGCTGCAAACCGGCACCGCGAGCGCCATCGCGTCGGCGGTGAAGTCGATGAACACGAAGCTCCAGGCTGCTGGCGCAGGTGGCCTGGTGTCGGGCATGAACAAGTCGGCGTCGAAGCTGGAGTCCCTGGCGAACCAGCGGGCGGCGATCCAGTCGAAGATCGCGTCGGCGAAGTCCTACGCGTCGGATCAAGCATCGTCCCTAGGCGACTACCTGGGCATCGGGGACACGTCGGCGTCGTCGGTGTCCAGCCTGATCACGCAGATGCAGCAGTCCCAGTCGACCGCGAAGTCCTTCGCCACCGAGGTGGCGAAGCTGTCGAAGATGGGCCTGTCCAAGACGCTGCTGTCGCAGCTCGCGGACGCCGGCCCGGGCAGTCAGCTCGCGTCGACTCTGGCCGGCGCCAGCAGCTCCGACATCGCGAACCTCAACAAGCTCGCGGCGGCGCAGAACAAGCTGACCACGTCCTACGGCAACAGCCTCGCCGACTCGATGTACGACTCCGGAAGCCAAGCCGGGAAGGGCTTCTTGACGGGCTTGCAGGCCCAGGAGAAGGCCATCCAGGCGGAGATGAACAAGCTCGCGGCCGGGATGGTGTCCACGATCAAGAAGAAGCTGGGCATCCACAGTCCGTCGAGGGTGATGCGGGACCAGGTCGGCAAGCAGGTGGCGCTGGGAGCGGCTGCGGGTGTGCGGATGCACGCGCCGCAGGCGGTCAGGGCGACGCAGCGCATGGCCGACATGATGGGCGCGGTGCGGGTCCAGCGCTCCGGCTCGGGGTCCATGGCCACCGCCGCAGCCCCGGCGCGGGGCGGCGAGTTCACCGGGAAGCTCTACCTCGACTCGGGGCAGTTCCTCGGGGTCGTGCAGGGCACGGTCGAACCTCTCATCCGCAACGCCGTCGAGGCAGGGATTGACGACCTGGCGGCGGCGGCCGGCAACACGGGGGGTGCGTAG
- a CDS encoding DUF5047 domain-containing protein, whose translation MYTPPSSRFLAALNYSHRVVTRVELVLTDGTVADLDHTGGSVTVDRSATARRTCSVTLADTSLIPRTAADKLSVYGSQLRIFRGIGYPDGTVETAPIGVFRVEEVSGDVDIGPVTITGSSMEAQVADALFTAPTTVQSAATTAVGGIGTLIHAVLPSAVIINRATDATVGTMTWDQQDSRWDACTTLATAIGAEVYTDAAGQFIIAPLPDLSGPSVVWEVAAGEGGALISADRGMARSGVYNSVTAYGENTTDDTAAVSATVEDTDPTSPTYVLGPFGRVPTFYSSATLTTTALCTAAATQLLKTSLKPNASADITSLPNPLLEPGDVIRAGYLDGTRELHQIASFEISLDTSGDFTLATIAAKEDS comes from the coding sequence GTGTACACCCCTCCCTCCTCGCGGTTCCTGGCCGCGCTCAACTACAGCCACCGCGTGGTGACCCGCGTCGAGCTGGTGCTCACCGACGGCACGGTCGCTGACCTCGACCACACGGGCGGCTCCGTGACCGTGGACCGGTCGGCGACCGCCCGGCGCACCTGCTCGGTGACCCTCGCGGACACGTCCCTGATCCCGCGGACCGCCGCCGACAAGCTCAGCGTCTACGGGAGCCAGCTCCGGATCTTCCGGGGCATCGGTTACCCCGACGGCACCGTAGAGACGGCACCTATCGGGGTGTTCCGCGTCGAGGAGGTGTCCGGGGATGTGGACATCGGCCCGGTGACGATCACCGGGTCGAGCATGGAGGCGCAGGTCGCCGACGCGCTGTTCACCGCGCCCACCACCGTGCAGTCCGCCGCCACCACCGCAGTCGGCGGCATCGGCACCCTCATCCACGCCGTGCTCCCGTCGGCGGTCATCATCAACCGGGCCACGGACGCGACGGTCGGCACGATGACATGGGACCAGCAGGACAGCAGGTGGGACGCCTGCACCACGCTGGCCACCGCGATCGGCGCCGAGGTCTACACGGACGCGGCGGGCCAGTTCATCATCGCGCCGCTACCCGACCTGTCCGGGCCGTCCGTGGTGTGGGAGGTCGCCGCCGGCGAGGGAGGCGCGCTCATCTCCGCCGACCGGGGCATGGCCCGATCGGGCGTCTACAACTCGGTGACTGCCTACGGGGAGAACACCACGGACGACACGGCGGCGGTGTCGGCGACGGTGGAGGACACCGACCCGACTTCGCCGACTTACGTCCTCGGCCCGTTCGGCAGGGTGCCCACCTTCTACTCGTCGGCGACTCTGACGACGACCGCGCTATGTACGGCGGCGGCGACGCAACTCCTGAAGACCAGTCTCAAGCCCAACGCCAGCGCGGACATCACCTCGCTACCGAACCCGCTGCTCGAACCCGGCGATGTGATCCGGGCCGGCTACCTGGACGGCACGCGGGAACTCCACCAGATCGCCAGCTTCGAGATCAGCCTGGACACGTCCGGTGACTTCACGTTGGCGACGATCGCCGCGAAGGAGGACTCGTGA